In Coffea eugenioides isolate CCC68of chromosome 4, Ceug_1.0, whole genome shotgun sequence, the genomic stretch GGAATATCCTTAGGCTGTAATGGAGATTACTCAGGAAGTTATcatcctgcaaaagagaaaagatgaTACCATCAGTATCATTCCAGGTTATTATAATATGCAAAATTACATATCGAGAATGGAGCATTTTCTGTTTCAATTTGATAAGGACATGAGTTACTGTTCTGACTGTTAGAGAAGCTTCTGTGAGGCAAAAGGGTTTAAACATACATATGATAGGAGATTGTGCCTCTAGGGAGATTGTTGGCAATGCACAGATTTGAGGATTCTGCTTGCTTGAGATGCTGCCATTTTTCAATATCCAACTGCTAGGGAGACTTTTGAAGTTGGACATGTACATTTCCAGGACATATTGCTGTTAAATTGATTGTTTGCCATTGTACCATTGACTAGTTCTTCTCATGCTTTTTGATTTAGCACAGAATCATTGATGGTATTTAAGGTACTTTGTCCGGATCATTCTGCTAAAGTTGAATGACTAGTTCAGTGTTTTGCATAGAAAGCTCAAGGATTAGTTTTAGCACTTTCTGTTGTACAGCTTCACTAATAAGATTCCTAATGTAACTATGCTGAGACTCACTGGCTTGAACTTTTAGTATTAACAACAAATTCATGAAGAGTCTAAAAGTGTTTGGTTATCTCAGTCTTAGTGCGTCTCACGCTTAGGACTATACTGCTCCTTCCATATTCCATAGGTTGCTTCACTATCATTTAGCATCATCTTACTTATTAGTGGATGGAGGGATAGTGTTCAAATTGTAAGACTAAAAAGCCTCAAACATGTGTGGATCTGTTTCAGTTTCCTCCAGACTAGTGCAACAATATCAGTCATAGAAATCTCTCCATTCCAGTATAGTAGTATGTTTAGGAAAGCATTACAGATAATCTGTTGCTTACAAAATGCCTGATAATAACGTTTTCTTGCTTCTCCTTTTCCAAGAGTTGAAATTGTCCAAAATTTCCTGGTATTTGACAGGGAACAGTTGTTCTTGTCTTCCAACCAGCTGAAGAAGGAGGTGGAGGGGCAAAGAAAATGATAGATGCAGGGGTGATAGAAAATGTCAAAGCCATCTTTGGTCTCCATGTCAAACCTGACTTGCCTGTGGGTGAAGTGGAAAGCAGACCTGGTTCTTTGTTGGCTGGAAGTGGCTTTTTTGAAGCTGTAATAAGTGGAAAAGGTGGTCATGCTGCGATTCCTCAGCACTCTATAGATCCAATAGTAGCAGCATCCAATGTGATTGTGAGTTTACAACATTTAGTTTCCCGAGAAGCTGATCCTCTTGACTCTCAGgtacctctctctctctccccccgaTTGCGCACGCCCACATATAGGTGTATCCAGGTTCTTTACAGAATGAATGTGTCATCGTGATTAGGTCCTCATACCTTGAAGTCTTCCTGTGATGTCATAATCTTTAACTTCAGCACCATACGCCCTTTTGATTATACCATGAGCTGAGACATCCATGTCCTGCACATCATAATGAAACAGATTTACCTCTTTTACTTTTAGGAGCAGGATCTTGATTTTATTGAAAATATGTTACTCAAAGGTGGACTATGTCCAGTGAATTATGATTGTGTATTTAGTTGGTTGTGCTGGACAGCTTTTGACAAAAAGTTAGTCTACAAAAATTTCATAAGTTTACTTCAAACATTGTCATTTCTCAAGTATTCCCTGTGCTTTCCTTTTGTATCTAAATTTGCAGTGGAGATGTTCTGTGAAGTCGTAGTTGCAATCATACAAAAAGTAGGATATTTTAGCACCAACTGTGTAACTTAATGCACCTTTTTTTAAAGGAAATCTTCTCCTTGACTTAATAGCGAGATGATGTCGTATTTATCTTTTGAAGGAAATAGTGACTTGTACTGAAATGTCAATAGTTACCAATTAAAGATCTGGAACATAAATCCACACGTGCAGGTAGTTACGGTGGGCAAATTCCAAGGAGGTGGGGCATTTAATGTCATACCTGATTCAGTAACTATTGGTGGCACTTTTCGAGCCTTCTCTAAGGAGAGCTTGATGCAGCTCAGACAGCGGATTGAGGAGGTACTATGTGGACTTTAGCTGATGTTGTTTGGTAGCTAATTCATGATATGCGTAATTACTTTAAATTAGACTCATtaatcatcagtttcatcatcctCGGTCAGCTTTCAGAAAAGATTGCATAAATTGGCTTATAGAATGCTTGTGGCTATGGCTGTTGCTGTAGCTGTTGTTGCATGGGAAGGGGAAATTAGAGGCTTTTCTCTGTATACTGGCTCATTTTGTCATGTTATCATGGAGAAACTTTGAGCCGTATTCTGTGTTTCATTAGATCCCAACCTGTGGGCGAAAAAGTACCAAGAacatgttttagttgtttttggaGATAGCTCTTTTTACAGAaattttttctccaaaatgaactTGTTTTCTGCTTCCCAACATTGGCCCATTTATGGCAAAAGTGGCTGCTTCTTGTGTCAAGGTTAGCCTGATAAAAGAGATTTCTATATCAAGCATATCTACTTCGTTTACTTACCCAAAGAGGGAAGAGGAGGATGCTTACACGTTTTATTGCATGTGCAAGTCACGATTTGCATTATTGTTCCTTTGCCGTATCATGGCTGCAGTGTCATTCAATCATTAATTACCAacatttttgttgtttgatTTCTGTTTTACTTTAATTAGACACTGAATCTACTTCCTCTTGCAGGTCATTGTTGGGCAAGCTGCTGTCCAGAGGTGCAACGCTACTGTAAACTTTCTTTCCACTGAGAAGCCTTTCTTCCCTCCGACCGTTAATAATAAAGACTTGCACAATCACTTCCTAAAAGTTGCTAGTGATATGGTTGGCACAGCCAATGTCAAGGAGATGCAACCATTGATGGGATCTGAGGACTTCTCATTTTTCCAAGAGGTTATACCTGGTTACTTCATTTTTATTGGAGTAAAGGATGAAAAAAATACGAAGCCTGCATCAGTGCACTCACCATTTTTTAAGATCAATGAAGATGCGCTTCCTTTGGGTGCTGCTCTTCATGCATCTTTGGCTATTAGGTTTCTTCTTGAAAGCAATGCTGAGACTCCATTGCTGAATCAGAAGCTTCGTGATGAACTATAAGCCTTCAAAAGTCATCATTTTTTTATCAACGGTTCAAAACGATGCCTATCTGTAAATACTGTATGCATTGGTCAATTTTGCTTTCCGAAAGTGAAAacaattgataaaatttcaatCCGAGCGCATTCCAGTTTCCAGCCagccttctttttcttctccaaCTTTTCTGCTTTCTCTT encodes the following:
- the LOC113767958 gene encoding IAA-amino acid hydrolase ILR1-like 4, which produces MGVSRWVFLIYSLLVIPPNPIGCLSSKEISEIPVSFLNFAKKAEVFDWMVGIRRRIHENPELGYEEFETSKLVREELDKMGIPYKYPVAVTGVVGFVGSGEPPFVALRADMDALAMQEMLEWEHKSKNPGKMHACGHDAHVAMLLGAAKILQEHREILKGTVVLVFQPAEEGGGGAKKMIDAGVIENVKAIFGLHVKPDLPVGEVESRPGSLLAGSGFFEAVISGKGGHAAIPQHSIDPIVAASNVIVSLQHLVSREADPLDSQVVTVGKFQGGGAFNVIPDSVTIGGTFRAFSKESLMQLRQRIEEVIVGQAAVQRCNATVNFLSTEKPFFPPTVNNKDLHNHFLKVASDMVGTANVKEMQPLMGSEDFSFFQEVIPGYFIFIGVKDEKNTKPASVHSPFFKINEDALPLGAALHASLAIRFLLESNAETPLLNQKLRDEL